The Pelodiscus sinensis isolate JC-2024 unplaced genomic scaffold, ASM4963464v1 ctg37, whole genome shotgun sequence genome segment TGCCACCACCGATCTGTCCCCCATGCTCGTAGGTGTCCTCCTGCGTCTGCAGTCTCCTCCTGTGTATTTTTCTATCGACGAAGCCATGTCCAGGGCTGAGATCCTGCTGGACAGGGGCAGAGTTCCACAAAACTGGGATTCTCTTAAAGGCAGACAAATAGGCTCCCAACATCTAATGTGGTTTGTCCTCGTGCTTATATCTGTTTCTTCAGGGAAAAACTGGAGactcatttgaagactctgaaggaggagagagaaaagctgctgagaagaaaaacaacagcagaagggaaaagccaggagtatctggtaagtgcttgtggctatggaccagcagggactggcagtgggagggctgtgttaggaggcagactcctgtgtggccttggtgaggttgggcttgtttgtgtttctcctggattATGAATCGTTGGCTGAGATCCATGTGTAAAAAGGCCTTGAGCATCCGTGTCAGTGCATGAGTGCAGCTGGAGAAATTAGATGAGGCGGTCGTGAGGTTCCAGATTGACACTGTCAGGAACCTCTCTGTGCAGATTTCCCGTATCAGCGAGGGGatcggtgagctggaggggacatgTCAGAACCCAGCAAGTGAATTcttgcaggtgagactgagggacaaACATCTCAGCCCTCACACAGCGAAGAGAGGCTTCTGAATCACAAGTGCTCAGTCCCAGTTGTCAGATCTCAGTGCAACAccttgtgcattgctgccatgtgaatgactcttgtgctttgtcgagttacaggcacagatctattagagatggcaaagccccattcactcaggggatccatgttcctggggccagggcagggcctctcttTCCAGGTTTGTAAAATCCCTTCTCAgaggtcccctgtgtgtgtccaatggggctgagattcttttctgtgtcttttttctAGGATGGCAGAAGCGCCCTGAGTAGGTacgtggctctcactcccctcacactgcacagagcagggaaaaggcttggagcggatgttagcaccacatctccccagagctctacagccagatgttagaCATGAATATCTCTGACGcatttaattctgagggtctcatcctcgcactttagactctggaattccccattcaggatCAAGTGTTTCttagagctgtcacctccctggggattGGTTGCCGCAGGactgtggggtggaacatgggcctgtcactgctggatactgagcacattcagcccaggacagcagggatcaagagtctgtcccacttgagggctgtttggagacctgtgtggaaggagctgggttgaggggagctggtgtctcaatCTAATCCCTACTGGacagattccttcagcccttcacATGGGAACCTCCTATCCCTCAGCATCTagaggccaaggagtgagttggccaTGGAGACTCTATTCCCCTTTACACCCCTAGCCAGTCTTCCCAGGACAGAAGTGAAGAACAGAAATGGGATCTTTgaggggaaggttgcatggccATGGAATGTGTTGTCCCTGTTCTCAGGCTGCGAGAATtggaggaattctaactccaggcctgttagagctgagacttactagccagaacttatcagCTGTAAATGACATAAAATCAcattgaattgtttctgtccaggtgtgagacggggcagttccagctgccggaagagatttcccctgaactggaagaacaagtcagaggtttctcccagaaaacgattgctctgtcggagactctgagggagttcaaaggtacctggaagggatggatgaggggaaagcggttcaagtatctgagactattgaatctggcctctgaagccaaacttcccctgcctcaattccctCGTGGAGAATGATGGCCCCGTCAGtctgctctccttagagacactgagcgaaCAGACCCACATGCTTACAGATAGAACCAGGGGTTTGCAAACACTGAACctcccattcagagatcaaaatggctaaagttaCTGTGATGGCCACGTGTTCCGCCACCACAGCTCCAGGTTATGACAAGAGGCAGTAAGTGAATGGGAAACCaagtggaaggggatgaggagggaagaggaaatcTCATTTTCAGCTtgtctctcctgggacaggtgtgaggctgcagggatgttggctccattgctggaaggtgcccgagtgagagaggaaatgaaagtttcagactcttTTCATACTAAATACCTGAGTGTGTCTCTTATAGaattgaaatgcagagttcagagtGGGACATTGTTATGAacaggagagcctggaatctcacctctcttatcccttcccccactagacactctgccctctgcactggagagagcaagaggaaaatcgcTTGGAGCTTTCAAACAAGGTGAGTTTGCTGGTGGAAATTCTTTAAGTGATGTGAGaattcctgtgaaaacatcttcatgggattgtcattggagttaccaaccaaacccagtgACCACGGTGCACAGAGCCCTAAATCACCCAGTGATCAATGAGGAGCCCGAGATTtgctgcatggggacctgtggacatttggagaaacactggtcgataggtttgtgatgctaaaggggcGAAGCTAAAGCACAAAACAGacggcaccttcaggctcagatttcactgctcagtcagtttcaatataaggttggtttcaaacaataaataggctgaaaggctccttcacccaaactccctcctagacccctctATCTGTCCTGTATCCCAAACCGTTACCCcatgcatcctcctcctcccagtgccCATCCCGGATCCTCCATTTCCTGCATTTATGTCACGGAAGAGTACAGCTCTCAGCCACTTTCCGTTTGGCCACCCCATGAAAATGAATTACCCACCCTGTCGAGTGGATACGGCTCAGTGAGAGCCATAAttgaaagctgaagccagactattTTAGACaaaagaggcacaaatgtttgatagggaagcggtttagctgctgaaacaaatgaacaaagaacAGGTGGATTCTCCCagctcttgatgtcttcaaatcactggggggactttctagaaaatacactgtggggaaacagagctttgtgcctgggtaactggactaagtgtaatggcttgtgccactgagggggtcagactgcataactgaggatatcttctgatcccatgaatcttaagatctcatcctgcaaacactcagcgcAAGTGTTTAATAATAAGCACACGTATTTAATAAtaacaccaccattcagatgcttaCCTTCACTGATTCTCTGTTTTGGAAAGGGATTATAACATCTCTGTGAGATGAGAGCAATGTTTATGCTGCAAATCTGTGAATGAAGACTAAGGCTTTCAAATACAACAGCCTACATTTGGcctatgtccatgttcaggcaggtgaatatgtggcttgttatcagaaacactgggtgctgagaactatatcccattgttgcagatgcagtaatcttgtaactcaagccaggtgcagagagaaatgaatatggatttgggatctaaaTCCCGTGCGCTAttaatggaatatctagactaaaaCTTTTGTCCACAGTGGTAGAATCTAACACGTGTGTCACGTCACTAGGGACAGAGTGTGGGGagaatgggggtgtggaaaggattaaagccccttctgaaatgtctccaatttgCCTTCTCCCCCTGCGAGGCTGCAGAACAGCCATGTCTGTCTCTAGCTCAGCCCCCGGTcttcagagccagggacaggaaatggctgtggcggaGCTGGTTAGCTTCCaagaggtggctgtgtatttctctgaggaggaataggctttgctggacccaggccagagagccctctacaggaatgtgatgcaggagaattatgaggctgtgaactggctgagtaaggattcctgtcccctcgggtatcggaagctgggtgggctctggagtagctgggttgggtttggttgaATATCATTCATTGTCTTTGCCCCCAATATCATGAGTATCtgccccaataatcctggctcttCTGTGAAAGACTGTCCCCTCCATACTGCCTCCCAGGGAAAGCAGGTTGAGGGGCGTAACAgtggagctgctcttcccacagctaaGGTCTCAGTGCGCTTCCCCCCTATCTTGCCCATCTTATGCCTTGGCTGGAGGTGTGAGTagaagggctcaggcaggaacagcaggtactAGAGGTCTGGGTCTGGCTCTTGGTCTGTCTGATCTTTGTGCCTGCAGGTTCCCCTTGTGGCAGTGGGCTGAGCCagtggaaggtgggtgcagttcCCTAAGTCCTTTCTGCCTGTAGCTAGTCTCTGTGACATGCTGTTCTTGCCAGTGacaggggctggatgctggggctgagggagggtggatgaggcagttcacgctctgtgagtattttgtccgaggtagctctgtagtagagaaacgtgagcagagctctccttgcatttcaggcacaggTTGGGTTTCCTTTCAAGAGTTCAGCTTTATTCTCTCTGGGGTTCACTTGCTTCTGTGTGCAGTGGAGATAAATCACATCATCTGTGTTGTGTTTTTAGAGTGAAATATTTTCGAGTAgggactttttcttcctgtgtgaatgtctggCTTCATGCTCAGGAAACCTGTGTTGAGTTCTCTGGCCGTCACagtcttcctgtgtgaccttaatCAAGTCCCTTAAACTCTCTGTCTGTTTCtaggctggcaagattttgcacaaaagtggctgcttttgtgcaaaaacttgccagctgtctacactggccgtttgaatttgcgcaagaacactgacgatctaatgtatgattgtcagctttcttgtgcaaatacactgATGCTctcgctcgggaaaaagccctcttgcacaaatgcttttgcgcaagagggccagtgtagataggtaaaaattgttttgcacaaaaaagctccgatggcgaaaatggccaccagagctttcttgcgccaaACCGTGTCTatattgacacggatgcttttgcgcaaaagcatctgtgccaatctagacgctcttttccacaaatgcttttaacggaaaaacttttctgttgaaagcatttgtggaaaatcattccaatctagacgcagcctctgtgtaCAGTCACCTCTCTCTTTAATAGCTATTATAGTGTGTCCCTATTTCTCAGAGCTGGGAAAGATACCTACATTAAAGAGTGATAATGCTTAGCTTCATATGTGCACCCCAATAGCACAGTTgggtcctgatttacaccagagttcCACAGTGCTGCTGTGATCGATAATTTTTCTTCCCACAGCGACTGCAATGCCATTAGAATTTCTGCTAATGCCACAGAGCGTTATGGCTGTTCAGTGTggctctttctggagctctgatgcCAGCAGCACTGTCAGAGCCTGTGGCTTATCCATGCAGCACAGTTCAGGGTTGCTGCTAAGAAAGATTCAGGCTCCATTTGGAGGCTAAGGCACTCAGCCAAGTTTATTGTGAAAAGGAGCAGGATGCTAGTGTCCCAGCTCCTTAGGCACAGTATAGTGAGACTTGTCCCAACCCAATAACAGTACCAATAAGTCAGCAGTGAGaatgctgcccctcagccagcatcAACATGCCCCTGTTGTGACTTCTCATACATTGACACAAACAAGATGTATGTTCCATGTGTTCTACCCCCTTAGCCTCCTGCCTGTTTATTTTGAACAAAACATCCGTATGCATTATCCCCTCATCCCGCTCTTGTGCACAAGGGTCAGTGTCTTTCTGAGCCATCTCTTAGGACTGTTTTTCCAGTTACTGTGGAGATGTGTGTTGATTGGCCTCTTCCTGCTCAGGAATGCGTTTTCCTAGTTAGTTGGTCCCCAGTGTTCCACCATTCTGCCAAAGCCCAGCCTGTTCTAGTTCAAAAAGAATGGACATACACAGCTGCAATAAACCTTTTGCGAAGTGTGCTGGGTGCCACGTCAATGGGAATGTTCTGATGTGATGACTATGATTATCTTATTTAACAGCAGTAGCACAATGATCTCCATGGTCATGTCCCAGGTGGATCTTCTGAACAGAAAATGAAGTTCCAAGAAGGGGTGGGCCAAAGCTGAGGGAAACACACTCACAAGGTATAAAGGTGATAGATTCTGTGCAACCCTGGAGGGGCACCAAATCAAAGGCCAGGCTGGCCACAAGAGCCAgactgggaaaccacacaaaggctgctgctggcagagtagaatggaggttgcagagggggagctgagcaacAGTCACAAGCACCAGGGAagcagcacggcccagctccGCCCTGGCTTGCCCCAACAGAAGCCCAGcgccaccctgggcagccatggGAATGGCAACTgttgtgggcagctggcagggcccatccAGACACAGGCAGTTGGGATCAGGAGTGACAACATAGGCAGGGCGTGAAGCAAGCAGCCAAGGATTCACTTAGATGCTCAGgcaacttcctctgcctcctcctggcccAATAGAACATCTGAGCCAAAGATCAGGGCAAGCCCAGCCTACCAGCCAGGGGTTTTGTGGACAGAGACTTGGGGAGTTAGACATCTGCTGGGTCCTTCATCTCCAAGTtctagtgacctgccatgtggcagctgctgtCTGAGCCCTACCTGGGGACCTTGGTGTCACACCTTCATGCCCTCActagagctccccttctgagcagtgtgttcctgtccaaCTGTGGGATTCCAGGCGGATGGACCGGGCTGTGAGGGGGTCGGAGTTGTACCCTAAAGAGTGCAGCAGAGCACTTAGCTGCCCTGGGGAATGAGCTGGGCCATTCCGAAGGTGCGGGAGTGATACAtctttactgcaggtgagtgtgtcctgggatcttgtaccagccgGAGCCCAGTTtctgcaaggtggggaaaggaCTCTGGGTCGGTGACTCGGATCCTGGCTCTGAAAGCAGGAATGGcaaagaccttaatgaacaagatcagtaCTTGGTTTTTTGCTCTTCAAACAGCATTTCCAGTCTCCAAAActgatgtgatctcctgggtggagcaagaggaggagctaCGGGTCCCAGATCCTCcgagctgtgaggaaggggagatcatcagcaacacccagacaggtgagcaatcagttaaactgactcagaaaccaatttctgtctccttatagcagatgtaacttgtgtgttttcatgaagtctgaCTGACTGCTCAGCTTGTCTTCAACTTCACTAAGAGTGTGGTGGGCGAGGAAAGGCTGGGTTCTCTTCTCTGTGGAAGGGTTGTGAAGGAGGACAACCaactcagctcatgataatttgaccattatttgagcgtgtgtccccttttctattcctcttttagAGTTTCCTTGCAGTTCATCGTGGAGAATAACTCCTGTGTGGATCATTCCTCTATTCCAACAGGTGACGGGACACTGACTGAGAACCATGGaaagagtcttcagcaggaaggactggagcaagtgtctccatgtgGACTATTATTGAGACGATCTCATGGACATGTTTTCCAGATatgtgagcaaggagagagctgtgagagtcagcatagcccagaaaagcagcagggaaaccatctaggagagggacagggtagctccaggagcacacgggagaaaagaaacacagaaactgtccaacaggaaatcccccatcaacagtcaccctgcacgtttagtgactgtgaaactcttCCTGAACATCAAAGGGTCCATacgggagagaagcccttcaagtgctctgactctgggaaaagcttcagtgagcactcacactttacaaaccatcagaaaatacatacaagagacacaccccataactgctctgactgtgggaaaaacttcagtacaaactcaCACTTGGTTATCCATAGGAtggctcacacaggagagaagcctttcaattgctctgactgtgggaaaagcttcagtcagaagtcaaaccttgttacccataggaagagccacacaggagagaaacccttcacttgctctgactgcgggaaaaatTTCAGTAGTAGCTCAAGCCTTGTTGCCCataggaggagccacacaggggagaaacctttcaattgctctgactgtgagaaaagcttcagtcagatttcacaccttgttagacataggaggacccacaccgGGGAAAAACCCTTCTACTGCTCTGACTGCGGAAAAAGCTTCAGCAGTAACGGAGAACTTATTGCCCATtggaggatccacacaggagagaaacctttcagttgctctgactgcgggaaaagcttccgtAGAAGCtcaaaccttgttacccataggaggagccacacaggagagaaacctttccattgctctgactgtggacaaagcttcagTATCAGCACAAACCTTGTTGTCATAGgatgacccacacaggagagaaacccttcagttgctctgactgtgggaaaagcttcaaaagAAACTcagaccttgttatccatagcaggatccacacaggagagaaaccttacaattgctctgactgcgggaaaagcttcagtcagtgctCCTGCGTTACTAGCCATCAGGATACATACACGAGAGTCGCCTTATAAAAGCTCTGATTAcagaaaaggcttcaaacacaggtcagacttTGTTAAAGATTTGACAGTCCACAGAGGGGAGAGAACCATTCATTTAttctgactgtggggaaagcttcagtaAGAGCTCAAATCTCCTTAGCCTTTGGAGGACCCACAGAGGAGAGAAACATATACCTTGAATTCCCTTTAAGCTGCCTGGCTAGGTGGCTGTGGTCCCAGGAGACCCCTTGGGGAGGGCCTCCGAGGGTACTgatctggccactgccactcacctttctgctctctggggcttctcaccagcCAGTCCTGCTGGGGCAACTCCTTAGTCTctcctggccaaggccccagttgagattcccgcccccacccccgcctctgaGTAGCGGTACTGatgctgaacctcttcaggtctgaggagagagcagtttagtgcccagcttcctgggatcgcgctccccaaatgggatcaaaccccaaagaatgggGTAAGCCCCATTTAGTAATGAAAGGGGGATGTGCCCACGGATTGCTCCCATAGGTAGTAATTGTTTACACTAGGCTTGATAGGaagtaaaagtggttttattaagtacaagctgtaggagttaagtggtgataagtgagaacaggcagagcaaacagattacaaactcaaaggtAACAAAAAATGCTTTGTTAATGCTCCACtgaaacttcagtacaaacttttACAAACTCCCCCTAAAACCTATTTTCCAGCTGCCCCTACAAACCAGggctcttccccaccctggggtctttggctccttccttcagacgcagcccagccaaaagatcAAGTCCTCCAGGTggatgttatttccaaataactgcttgctgtgtagacatgcactgtaATTCcgaaataaggctgctgtgtagatgcaccccaagggtCACTGACCAGTGGCCTGGGCTCCCCATACACAGGAATCCCAGTGTGGTTTCTTTGGTCCTAAGTCCGGCATCTGAGGACTGCAGGAAAAAGACCTGGTGTGGACAGGGAAATCCCGATGAACCTCCCGGCAGAGTGTGACTGGTCCCATCTCAGAGCCCTGGTTCCGTCTCTGGGTATAGTTCCTGCTGGGGTTTTCTGGACCACTCCAGATCATTTGTTCATGTgaacttgtgtttttgttttagtacAATGACATATAGAACTTTTTAACTAACACAGACGTAATGAGGCAAGAAATAAAGCAGGTTTAGCCACTGCAGAAGAAAAGGAGTCAGTTGATTTATTTCCTATATTCTGAGGCTTAACAGATTTCCTTATGTTTCACTCTTATAAATGTGAACATGTTGAATAACCTACCCTGTGTTGTGGGTTTTCTCTCTCTATGAAAGCCATCGGGTCATGCACTTTGATCTCTGGTTAGTTAGATGTGCAGACAGCACAACACAAATGAGAACTTACCAgtataaaagcggcgaggagtcctgtggcaccttataggctaactgaagtgttggagcataagcttttgtgggaaaagacccacttggtcagatgcatctgaggaagtgggtctttccccacaaaagcttatgctccagcacttcagttagtctataaggtgccacaggactccttgccgcttttgcagattcagactaacacggctacccctctgataacttAGCAGAATGTTCATTGTATTTTAACCATATGCTAGCCTTTGCCACAAGCTCTGTGTGCAGTGTAAGCAATGACAATGGTCAGTATATCTCAGTGGTAGGGCTGGAGCAAAGGAAGATGGG includes the following:
- the LOC142824036 gene encoding LOW QUALITY PROTEIN: uncharacterized protein LOC142824036 (The sequence of the model RefSeq protein was modified relative to this genomic sequence to represent the inferred CDS: inserted 3 bases in 2 codons; deleted 1 base in 1 codon) translates to MQSLEKLDEAVVRFQIDTVRNLSVQISRISEGIGELEGTCQNPASEFLQDGRSALSRCETGQFQLPEEISPELEEQVRGFSQKTIALSETLREFKDTLPSALERARGKSLGAFKQAFPVSKTDVISWVEQEEELRVPDPPSCEEGEIISNTQTGDGTLTENHGKSLQQEGLEQVSPCGLLLRRSHGHVFQICEQGESCESQHSPEKQQGNHLGEGQGSSRSTREKRNTETVQQEIPHQQSPCTFSDCETLPEHQRVHTGEKPFKCSDSGKSFSEHSHFTNHQKIHTRDTPHNCSDCGKNFSTNSHLVIHRMAHTGEKPFNCSDCGKSFSQKSNLVTHRKSHTGEKPFTCSDCGKNFSSSSSLVAHRRSHTGEKPFNCSDCEKSFSQISHLVRHRRTHTGEKPFYCSDCGKSFSSNGELIAHWRIHTGEKPFSCSDCGKSFRRSSNLVTHRRSHTGEKPFHCSDCGQSFSISTNLVXHRMTHTGEKPFSCSDCGKSFKRNSDLVIHSRIHTGEKPYNCSDCGKSFSQCSCVTSHXRIHTRESPYKSSDYRKGFKHRSDFVKDLTVHRGERPFIYSDCGESFSKSSNLLSLWRTHRGEKHIP